Proteins encoded within one genomic window of Panacibacter microcysteis:
- a CDS encoding efflux RND transporter permease subunit, with product MFNKFMKRPVLAIILSLVIMFMGVLAIKTLPISQFPSIAPPMVVVNVAYPGASAKVLVESVLIPMEKSINGAPGMKYMTSDATSAGEATIQVVFDLGTDPNQAMVSVKTRIEQVTNRLPVLVQREGLVVSYTSPNMLMYVNLYSTDPKADQKFLYNFAGVNIINELSRLSGVGSAKILGSRQYAMRIWLKPDRMRAYNVSTDEVMEALAEQSVIGSPGRLGQATGKRSQSLEYVLTYQGRYNSTDQYENVIIRSNPNGEILHLKDIAEVELGSEFYDIYSNLDGHPSAAITLKQTYGSNASDVIKEVKEKLEEIKKESFPPGMDYQISYDVSSFLDASIEKVIHTLAEAFILVALVVFIFLGDWRSTLIPTLAVPVSLIGAFIFMQLFGLTINLITLFALVLAIGIVVDNAIVVVEAVHTKMAEKHLSPYQASKEVLHEITGAIIAITLLMTAVFIPVAFMSGPVGIFYRQFSITMATSIVISGFVALTLTPVLCAMILKNTHGKPRRKTPVNRLIDGFNNWFERVTGRYTNFLQKIVDRRVVTWGLLIAFCVGIWVTSNTLPSGFIPNEDQGMIYAIIQTPPGSTLERTNDVAGDLQKIALKVDGVQSVSALAGYEVLTEGRGSNAGTCLINLKDWNDRKHSAVEIIEELEEKAKEIPGATIEFFQPPAVPGYGAAGGFSLRLLDKTNTDNDKEFEKVNNDFMAELKKRKELTGLFSFFATNYPQYELEIDNKAAMQKGVSIGKALDNLSILIGSTYELGFIKFGMFYKVYVQAAPEYRQLPDDILKLYVKNDRDEMVPYSSFLKIKKTQGMNEMTRFNMYPSAAINGAPASGYSSGEAIKAIQEVAEKTLPRGYGIDWLGLSKDEVSRGNEALYIFLIVLAFVYMVLAAQYESFLLPLAVILSLPVGVFGAFLLIKLMGLSNDIYAQVGLVMLVGLLGKNAVLIVEFAVQKRQHGATILEAAIEGAKTRFRPILMTSFAFIAGLIPLVFASGPGALGNRTIGASSAGGMLLGTVFGVIVVPGLYYIFAKLADGKHMIRDEDEVPLTEEIDHNV from the coding sequence ATGTTTAATAAATTCATGAAGAGGCCGGTACTTGCCATAATACTATCCTTAGTTATTATGTTCATGGGTGTGCTGGCTATTAAAACACTTCCTATATCCCAGTTTCCTTCCATTGCACCGCCGATGGTGGTGGTGAACGTAGCTTATCCCGGTGCAAGTGCGAAAGTATTGGTTGAGTCTGTACTCATTCCCATGGAAAAATCCATCAATGGTGCACCGGGTATGAAGTATATGACGTCTGATGCAACAAGTGCCGGTGAGGCAACCATACAGGTGGTGTTCGATCTTGGTACAGATCCTAACCAGGCGATGGTTAGCGTAAAAACAAGAATAGAGCAGGTTACCAACAGATTACCGGTGCTGGTACAAAGAGAAGGGTTGGTGGTAAGCTATACTTCACCCAATATGCTGATGTATGTAAACCTCTACAGTACCGACCCAAAGGCAGATCAGAAGTTCCTGTACAATTTTGCAGGTGTTAATATTATCAATGAGCTAAGCCGACTTTCAGGCGTAGGCAGTGCCAAAATTCTCGGCAGCCGTCAATACGCCATGCGTATCTGGCTAAAACCGGATCGAATGAGGGCATACAACGTTTCTACAGACGAAGTAATGGAAGCATTGGCCGAGCAGAGCGTAATTGGCTCGCCGGGTCGGTTAGGGCAGGCAACGGGTAAACGTTCCCAGTCACTCGAATATGTATTAACGTACCAGGGCCGGTATAACTCAACCGATCAGTACGAAAACGTAATCATACGATCGAACCCCAATGGCGAAATACTGCACCTGAAAGATATTGCAGAAGTAGAACTCGGCAGTGAGTTTTATGATATCTACTCGAACCTGGACGGGCACCCGTCTGCAGCTATTACACTTAAACAAACATATGGCAGTAATGCCAGCGATGTAATCAAAGAAGTAAAAGAAAAGCTGGAAGAGATTAAGAAAGAATCTTTCCCGCCGGGTATGGATTACCAGATCAGCTACGATGTATCGAGCTTCCTCGATGCATCCATCGAAAAAGTAATACACACCCTCGCAGAAGCTTTTATACTCGTGGCATTGGTGGTGTTTATTTTTCTTGGCGACTGGCGCTCTACGCTTATACCTACACTGGCCGTACCCGTTTCACTGATTGGTGCATTCATCTTTATGCAGCTATTCGGACTAACCATTAATCTCATAACATTGTTCGCGCTGGTATTGGCCATTGGTATCGTGGTAGATAATGCCATTGTGGTGGTGGAAGCCGTCCATACAAAAATGGCGGAAAAACACCTTTCGCCCTACCAGGCTTCCAAAGAAGTTTTGCATGAGATTACCGGAGCCATCATCGCTATTACCCTGCTGATGACGGCGGTGTTCATACCCGTTGCATTCATGTCCGGCCCCGTGGGTATTTTTTACAGGCAGTTCTCTATTACCATGGCAACATCAATTGTCATCTCTGGTTTTGTAGCTTTAACGCTTACGCCGGTGTTATGTGCCATGATCCTGAAAAACACCCATGGCAAACCACGCAGGAAAACACCGGTAAACAGGCTGATAGATGGCTTTAACAACTGGTTTGAAAGGGTTACAGGGCGTTACACAAATTTCCTTCAAAAGATCGTTGACAGGCGGGTAGTTACCTGGGGCTTGCTCATTGCCTTCTGTGTGGGTATATGGGTAACCTCGAATACACTGCCTTCCGGGTTTATTCCCAACGAAGACCAGGGGATGATCTATGCCATCATTCAAACGCCGCCGGGTTCTACGCTTGAGAGAACAAATGATGTGGCAGGCGACCTGCAGAAAATAGCGCTGAAGGTGGATGGTGTGCAATCTGTATCTGCACTTGCAGGTTATGAGGTATTAACAGAGGGTCGCGGTTCTAATGCCGGTACCTGTCTTATTAACCTGAAAGACTGGAACGACAGAAAACATTCTGCTGTTGAAATCATTGAAGAACTGGAAGAAAAAGCCAAAGAAATTCCGGGTGCAACCATAGAATTCTTCCAGCCACCCGCTGTTCCGGGTTATGGCGCTGCGGGCGGTTTTTCATTGCGTTTGTTAGATAAAACAAATACTGACAATGACAAGGAATTTGAAAAGGTGAATAACGATTTTATGGCCGAGTTGAAGAAGCGCAAGGAACTCACCGGCCTTTTTTCCTTCTTTGCCACCAACTATCCGCAATATGAACTGGAGATTGATAACAAGGCAGCCATGCAAAAAGGCGTCTCCATCGGGAAAGCGTTAGATAATCTTTCCATACTTATCGGCAGTACGTATGAGCTTGGCTTTATCAAGTTTGGTATGTTTTACAAAGTGTATGTACAGGCTGCGCCTGAATACCGGCAATTGCCCGATGACATCCTGAAACTCTATGTTAAAAACGACCGCGATGAAATGGTGCCTTATTCATCTTTCCTCAAGATCAAAAAAACACAGGGCATGAACGAAATGACGCGGTTTAATATGTATCCCTCAGCAGCCATCAATGGTGCACCGGCCTCCGGTTATAGCAGTGGCGAAGCCATCAAAGCCATACAGGAAGTAGCAGAGAAAACTTTACCGCGTGGCTACGGTATAGACTGGCTTGGGCTATCCAAAGATGAGGTTAGCCGCGGTAATGAAGCCTTGTACATTTTCCTTATTGTACTGGCCTTTGTGTATATGGTACTTGCAGCGCAATACGAAAGCTTCCTGTTGCCGCTGGCCGTTATTCTTTCTTTACCTGTTGGTGTGTTTGGCGCATTCCTTTTAATTAAACTCATGGGTTTATCAAACGATATCTATGCGCAGGTTGGACTGGTAATGCTGGTTGGTTTGCTTGGTAAAAATGCAGTGTTGATCGTGGAATTTGCGGTGCAGAAAAGACAACACGGCGCTACCATACTCGAAGCAGCTATTGAAGGTGCAAAAACACGTTTCAGACCTATCCTGATGACCTCTTTTGCCTTTATCGCCGGTCTTATACCACTGGTGTTTGCCAGTGGCCCCGGTGCATTGGGTAACAGAACCATTGGTGCATCTTCTGCCGGTGGTATGTTGCTCGGAACAGTGTTCGGTGTAATCGTTGTGCCGGGGTTGTACTACATTTTTGCAAAACTGGCAGATGGCAAACACATGATACGCGATGAAGATGAAGTTCCTTTAACCGAAGAAATCGATCACAATGTTTAA
- a CDS encoding TolC family protein: MFKHTRNKYIAVAIVAVGFTACKIPAVVQKAENTTTPAVYNNTQDTADTTNAAQLKWPAFFTDPYLQTLIDTAIKNNQELNITLQEIAIARNEISARKGEYLPFAGIRAGAGIDKKARYTNLGAMEATTEIKPGKEMPDPLPDFMFGLSANWELDIWSKLHNAKKAAVTRYLSTQAGRNFVITNLVAEIANSYYELLALDNQLAIVKQNIDIQNNAFKIVKLQKEATRVTELAVRRFEAEVMYTTSLQYDILQQITETENRINFLLGRYPRHIDRSTQPFDEVVPATIHTGVPSQLLANRPDIKQAELDLAAAKLDVKVARAQFYPSVGISAGIGYQAFNPAYLVKTPASLLYSLAGDLMAPLVNRNAIKATYNNANAKQVQAAYNYERTILNAYVEVANQVAKIDNLQKSYDLKAKQVNALSQSINISNDLFKSARADYMEVLLTQRDALESKFELIETKKQQMNAMVNIYRALGGGWK; this comes from the coding sequence ATGTTTAAACACACAAGAAACAAATATATAGCCGTGGCTATTGTAGCCGTTGGTTTTACGGCATGTAAAATACCTGCTGTGGTGCAAAAGGCTGAAAATACAACTACACCTGCGGTTTACAACAACACGCAGGATACAGCAGACACAACCAACGCAGCGCAGTTGAAATGGCCGGCATTCTTTACAGACCCTTATTTGCAAACGCTGATAGATACTGCTATAAAGAACAACCAGGAATTGAACATCACCCTGCAGGAAATTGCTATTGCACGCAACGAGATCAGCGCACGAAAAGGTGAATATCTTCCTTTTGCAGGCATACGGGCAGGTGCAGGTATTGACAAAAAAGCCCGCTACACCAATCTTGGTGCAATGGAGGCCACCACGGAAATAAAACCCGGTAAGGAAATGCCGGACCCATTGCCGGATTTTATGTTCGGTCTTTCTGCCAATTGGGAACTTGATATATGGAGCAAATTGCACAACGCCAAAAAAGCGGCTGTTACAAGATATCTTTCCACACAGGCAGGAAGAAATTTTGTAATCACCAATCTTGTTGCCGAGATAGCCAATTCGTATTACGAATTGCTGGCGCTCGATAACCAACTGGCGATTGTAAAGCAAAACATCGACATACAGAACAACGCCTTTAAGATTGTAAAACTGCAGAAAGAAGCTACAAGGGTTACAGAGCTTGCGGTACGCAGGTTTGAAGCAGAAGTAATGTACACCACCAGCCTGCAATATGATATACTCCAACAGATCACAGAAACTGAAAACAGGATCAATTTTTTACTTGGCCGTTACCCCCGGCATATAGACCGCAGCACACAGCCGTTTGATGAGGTAGTGCCCGCAACGATCCATACCGGGGTGCCTTCGCAGTTGCTGGCAAACAGGCCCGATATAAAGCAGGCCGAACTTGATCTTGCTGCCGCCAAGCTGGATGTAAAAGTTGCAAGGGCACAGTTTTACCCTTCTGTAGGTATCTCAGCAGGCATCGGTTACCAGGCTTTTAACCCGGCATACCTGGTTAAAACACCGGCATCGCTGCTGTATTCTCTTGCAGGAGATCTTATGGCCCCGCTGGTAAACAGGAATGCTATTAAAGCCACTTACAATAATGCCAATGCAAAACAGGTACAGGCTGCATACAATTACGAGCGTACCATTTTGAACGCTTATGTAGAAGTGGCCAACCAGGTGGCAAAGATCGATAACCTGCAAAAGAGCTACGACCTGAAAGCAAAACAGGTAAACGCGCTTTCGCAATCGATCAATATTTCGAATGACCTCTTTAAATCTGCAAGGGCCGATTACATGGAAGTGTTACTTACCCAGCGCGATGCACTGGAATCTAAATTTGAACTGATAGAAACAAAGAAGCAGCAGATGAATGCGATGGTAAACATTTACCGTGCATTAGGTGGTGGATGGAAATAG